Sequence from the Methanobacteriales archaeon HGW-Methanobacteriales-1 genome:
TTTTCCAAACTTTCCATCCATAATCATTTCATCACCACATTTTTAATTAAATTAAATGAGTATTTTACATTGATATATAATACTGATATTTGATATTAACCGTCCAAAATAGATATTGGGCATTAATAATCATTATAAGATTAAATTCATTTATTGCCAGCTAAATCCTTTAATTAGATGCATTAATTCTTTTATTCTGTCTTTATTTTTAATTCCTGGTGCATCCTCTAGGGAAGAATTGAAATCGACAACATTGAAGAATTGACTAATGAAATTGCCTTTTTTTATTTGGTTAATATCCATTCCACCCGCTAAAAATATCTTAATATCATCATTAGCATCTTTAGCAATTTTAGCAGATTCTATGGCCAAAGGAATAGGTATCTGTTTTCCAGTTCCACCACTTTTTCCTTTAATTTGAAAATCAAATAATATACCATCGCTAATTTCAGCAAAGGATATAATTTCCTGTTTTTTAGTTTCTTCCAAAGAATTTCCATGTCTATCTTCATGTTCATTAGAAAGGCCTATAACAGTTATTAGATTAATTAAATTTCCAGTTATATTAGGAGTCATGTCCCGAGTAATCAAATTTCTTTTAGAAATTGATGAAGAATCCTTTTCTTCATTTATTCTATTTTTTAATTCCTTAAATCCATTTAAATCCATTCCATGAAGTTGAATATTAGTAATTCCAGATTTTACTATTGTATCGTAGGCTTCATCAGTTGTTTCAGGTTCTAAAACCAGAACTGCCTTATTTTTATTATTTAGTGCACTTAACATCTCTTGAATTTGGGCCATATCCTGGAATCTGGAAGACCTTTTGACATTAATAAATCCAACATAATCTGCACCTTGAGTTTCAGCGCATTTTAAGTCATCCAAATGGGTTATGCCACAGATTTTTACCTGGATTTTATTTTTTGACATGATAAAATCTCCTCAAGACAATCAAATTTCTTTGAACTTTTTTGAGGATTTGAGGGTTTTTAAGCAAATTGTTCAAAAGATCCATCTCCAGTTCTGTTTTTGGTGTGTGCACGTGATTTTTTGGGATTCGACTTGTGATAAAGCTCAGAAGAATTTTTTGACATTTGAATAAATCTCTGAATTGTTTCTACAACATTATCAGACTGCATTACACTGGTTCCAATCAATAATGCATCAACACCATATCCACACACCGTTTTCACATCTTCCAAATTGGTTATACCACTTTCTGAAACCAGAACTATATCTTCAGGAATCAATGGGGCCAATGCTTTGGTCCTCTTTAAATCTATACTGAAATCTTTGAAACTCCGATTATTAATTCCTATGATTTCAGCATCCGCATCGATAGCTTTAAAAAGATCAATTGAATTTTTACATTCCACCAGTGGTTCCATTCCCAGCGAACGGCAAGTTTCTATCCCTGCAGAAATATCTGGATATATTTCACTCATTAAAAGGACAGAACTTGCTCCATGAGCTCTTGCTTCAAATATTTGATATTCATCCAAAAGAAAATCTTTTCTCATAATAGGAACATCAATTAGTTTTGAAGCTTGATCCAGAAATTCAATATTTCCCTTGAAAAATTTTTCTTCAGTTAATATAGAAACAGCGCTGGCCCCTCCCTCTTGGTATAACATTAAAGTTTCTTCTAATCCCCTGGAAGATATATTTCCCAATGAAGGAGAAGCTGGTTTATATTCACATATTAAAGGAAAATTTTCTCTGATTTTTAAGGCTTTTTTAAAGTTTTTTGGATCATCTGCATCTTTTAAATCCTTTTTGATTTCTTCAATGGGACTTTTAATCATTGATTTTTTTAAATCAATCAGTCTTTGTTCGAGAATTTGATCAATGGTTATTTTTTTGGTTATTTCGGGGCTCATTCCATCACCAAAAAGTTTTTCACGATTTTCTTACCTTCAGAGGTTCCAATAGATTCTGGGTGGAACTGGAGACCGAAAATAGGATAATTTTTGTGTTTTAAAGACATTACTATATTATTTTTAGTTCTGGAAGTGATTTCAATACATTCCGGCGTACTTTGAGAATCACAAATCAGAGAGTGGTATCGAGCAGCTATTAACGGATTGGAAACCTCATTAAATAAGCCAGTACCATCATGAAATATTTCACTTTGTTTTCCATGAACTGGTTCTTCTTTAATGATTTTTCCTCCAAATGTAGAAAATATGCCTTGATGTCCTAGACAAACTCCTAAAACAGGTATTTTCTTTCCCAATTTTTCAATTACATTTTTACATATTCCAAAATCTCTTTCATTAATGGGATTACCTGGTCCTGGGGAAATAATAATCTTATTTGGATTTAAATCTCTTATTTGAGATAAATTCAGTTCATCATTCCTAATAACCATTATTTGAGAGAGGGTTTTAATTAAATCATCATCAATATTAATGCCATTAATATCCGCATTATTAAATGCCTTATTAGATTCGTTAAATTCTTCATTAGAATCATCAGAAAGTTCCTGAACTATCTCTCCAATCATTTGGAAGAGATTATAGGTGAATGAATCATAGTTGTCAATTATTAATATCATTTAGAATCACCTGACATTTCCAATGAACTAACCAAAGCTCTAGCCTTGTTTTCACACTCCAAAAACTCATTTTCTGGAACTGAATCATGAACTATTCCTGCACCAGCCTGTATTTTTGCATGTTTTCCCTGGCAAACCATGGAACGAATGGTTATAGCAAAAT
This genomic interval carries:
- a CDS encoding N-(5'-phosphoribosyl)anthranilate isomerase, with the translated sequence MSKNKIQVKICGITHLDDLKCAETQGADYVGFINVKRSSRFQDMAQIQEMLSALNNKNKAVLVLEPETTDEAYDTIVKSGITNIQLHGMDLNGFKELKNRINEEKDSSSISKRNLITRDMTPNITGNLINLITVIGLSNEHEDRHGNSLEETKKQEIISFAEISDGILFDFQIKGKSGGTGKQIPIPLAIESAKIAKDANDDIKIFLAGGMDINQIKKGNFISQFFNVVDFNSSLEDAPGIKNKDRIKELMHLIKGFSWQ
- a CDS encoding indole-3-glycerol phosphate synthase gives rise to the protein MSPEITKKITIDQILEQRLIDLKKSMIKSPIEEIKKDLKDADDPKNFKKALKIRENFPLICEYKPASPSLGNISSRGLEETLMLYQEGGASAVSILTEEKFFKGNIEFLDQASKLIDVPIMRKDFLLDEYQIFEARAHGASSVLLMSEIYPDISAGIETCRSLGMEPLVECKNSIDLFKAIDADAEIIGINNRSFKDFSIDLKRTKALAPLIPEDIVLVSESGITNLEDVKTVCGYGVDALLIGTSVMQSDNVVETIQRFIQMSKNSSELYHKSNPKKSRAHTKNRTGDGSFEQFA
- a CDS encoding aminodeoxychorismate/anthranilate synthase component II, yielding MILIIDNYDSFTYNLFQMIGEIVQELSDDSNEEFNESNKAFNNADINGINIDDDLIKTLSQIMVIRNDELNLSQIRDLNPNKIIISPGPGNPINERDFGICKNVIEKLGKKIPVLGVCLGHQGIFSTFGGKIIKEEPVHGKQSEIFHDGTGLFNEVSNPLIAARYHSLICDSQSTPECIEITSRTKNNIVMSLKHKNYPIFGLQFHPESIGTSEGKKIVKNFLVME